From Bacteroidia bacterium, one genomic window encodes:
- a CDS encoding MbtH domain protein, giving the protein MKKELNELVVRLTKEQEVECARPEKTAEALKECIDRDYVHVMFKKTGTELGVQLDRRFCKFENADFQNAKGTVHLVGGLTLNYDKVKCTADIDLKTCEGIGWLEPVSDEDYTIMMSQSNK; this is encoded by the coding sequence ATGAAAAAAGAACTTAATGAATTGGTAGTAAGATTGACCAAAGAGCAAGAGGTTGAATGTGCTAGACCTGAAAAGACAGCGGAAGCATTAAAAGAATGTATTGATAGAGATTATGTACATGTAATGTTTAAAAAAACAGGAACTGAACTTGGAGTTCAATTAGACCGTAGATTTTGTAAATTTGAAAATGCGGATTTTCAGAATGCTAAAGGTACAGTTCATTTAGTTGGTGGATTAACCCTAAACTATGATAAGGTAAAGTGTACTGCCGATATCGACCTAAAAACCTGCGAAGGGATAGGATGGTTGGAACCTGTAAGTGACGAGGATTATACAATAATGATGTCTCAAAGCAATAAATAG